In Aethina tumida isolate Nest 87 chromosome 2, icAetTumi1.1, whole genome shotgun sequence, the DNA window TCCACTTAGCTAGACAGTTGACCACGAAGAGAACATGTGTTTATGATTAGTTATAAGAAAGTAATgctaattataatgaaaaaagaagaagaaaacattTCTTCCAGACCTAGTTATTATGAAGAAAAGAGAGTTTGTGTTATTTCTCAAACTAATAAATAGAATGAAAATAgtagaaaatattgttgatatagACAATTAGTTAAAAAGAGAAGATATGGATTAGTagtcatattataaaaaataatgataggAAGCAAGTTAAAATGAAAGAAggtataagaaaatataaaaatgttcattcaGGTAGGCAACTAGTAAAAATTCTCTCTCTCTTTGTATTACATCACaccatattataaaaaatgtaatgataATTGACAAGAGACAAAAGAAGGAACGAACCGTTTCCCCTTCAGTCAGTTATTATGACGAAaagaatcaaataataattggaaaaaagAAAACGCCGGAAACAATTTCCATGAAGCCAATCAATACGGCTGAAACAGAGTGTcaattatatatatgaaaaaatgaattaggaaGGAAATGTTTCCCacacgtttaaaatttatgtctgAACAGACCGAAATTGTATCAGCTTGTGTGACGTCGGCTCCACATCAATTTCAATAAAGTCGACAAAGAGAATATTGGCGACCGAATGTTACAAACATATTTCACTTCATCTCCATTGTAAACGtgtgatatatatataaaaatttcaatttggcgACCGCAGAATAGACGAATGGCGGAACActatttgtgtgtgtgtgtgtgtgtgtgtgtgagtgtACGGTATTCAGTTTTATAGTCAGGGTCTGTTAACAAATCTCGTTCACAAAGCAGCCTCTCTCCTCGTCCGAGACATTCGCTCCGGGAATGAATCCCCCACTTTTAAATAGTTGCAGGAATATTTCCCCATTGTCGAGCAGTGCCGTTCTTTTGATACGTTGCATTTTATTCGCGGAAAAATTCCGGGATAATTTACACGGCCTTTGTTGTTTGAAGTGCTCGGCTTTTGTTTAAACGTCTGTCCCCGCGAAATGCAATGAATGCCGTCGTGGCGTTCCATTACGGCAATGGCCTGGTTGTTTATTAATGGATTTCGTTAAGGGTTGCTTACCTCCTTGCAGCGATGGGTAGATAAAAAAGTTCGGCTCACGCACCCACGATATGATGCGCACTAGGTCTTTGACGAAAGAGGGCACCACGCATTTGAGCACGGCGGTGCACCCCCGGGCTGCCCCGATCACTTCCACGTCCACCTTGAAGGCCTGCGTCACCACTGCAACAACAAACAAGCTTTCAAATGTTAATTCCCGCTCAATATCAATCAACACATCAACCCAGACCCGTCTGGGCTTAAATAACAAACAGTTAGTCACTTCGGCGTAaggaaatttgatttaaaaatcccATCAATCTTATTGAAAACTATGTAAATCACGagcaataaatcaacattacgTCCACGCTTATGGGATACATTAGACGTCTCAAATTGATGTGCATCCAAATTTGAACTTTGTgcttattaaacttttttatgagTTCCGTTCGACGAACTTTGAATTAAATGAAGTCTGAAGCCCGTTCACGTTGTTGTGTATCTTATTGGCTGCGCAATTTATGCCGAACAGAGGGCATTATCGCATCCAGTCGTCTGTTTATGAAATCGCTCGTACAACAGCAGGTACTGACGATTTCCCTGTATTGTCTTAGTTGGCTCACTTCCAGAACAATTATAAGCCAGATAAGAGAATATTGTACGAAATTCAACTGCATAATGACCACATTTACTCTAAACGGCTCCGTAGGAGATAACGCTTTCCCTTTGGACCAGATAGCActgtaatatttgtaatatcaaCACATTGTTATTGAGCAATAACATTCCTGGGTAGACTGTTGTTGCACAGTCATGTGGAAGGGAATAGGTTTACTTAAAATTCATTTGGAGATTGAGTGATTTCATATAACATAAAGTGTCCCaaacattgatttttatcaagaatacaataaatataaagaagaaGGGTCCTGTTAAGAAGTTAATCCTTCTTCACCTTCAATGCtgtgtaataatgtaataagtaTGCAGGAAAAGTTCTTGTTCTAGAACTGTCAgagatgattaaaaaattgcctatggtactatttataatattcttataaaggATACTACATGAATGAGGGTCTCGACAAGAATTAGTTGGAAAAGGGTTGAGaaacatctttaaaaatataaataataaccaaataaatcaatttaaagaaacacaagaggaatttaaacaatttaatgtcAATGATAGATGATATGATTGCCACATATAACGGGGAATCCCAGCACTGATTGTCACCTCAATATCCTTATGTTTAATGGGTTGCCTATACTTGTAATTCTTTGTTAGCTgataatattatgaattaagtataaattaatttgttttaccgAGTGCAATAGACGAAAGATCAAAAGGAAGTTAATTTCCGAATGAAACTATTGTTTCAGCAAGTTTAGCACTTCATAAAATCGTTTTGTCTAAACAACTAATCACAAAATAATACAGTTTTATCtacaatatcaaataattaagtttaagaaGCACAAGAAtcattgaaacaatttaatgtcAATGACAGAGGACAAAAGCTGGATACGATTCCCACATATAACGGGGAATCCCAGCACTGATTGACACGTCAATATCCTTGTGTTTAATGGGTTGCCTCTACTTGTAATTCTTTGTTTGTTgataatattatgaattaagtataaattaatttgtttactgAGTGCAATAGACGAAAGATCAAAAGAAAGTTAAATCCGATTGAAACTGTCGTTTCAGCAACTTTAGCATTTCATAAAATCGTTTTGTCTAAACAACTAATCACAAAATAACACAGTTTTATCTacaatatctaaataattaagtttaagaaGCACAAGAAtcattgaaacaatttaatgtcAATGACAGAGGACAAAAGCTGGATACGATTCCCACATATAACGGGGAATCCCAGCACTGATTGACACGTCATATCCTTGTGTTTAATTGGTTGCCTATACTTATAATTCTTTGTTTGCTGATAGTACTATGAATTCGTCCTAAAAACGTGGGTGATGAATAAAGAAATCCCCGAGGTAAAATTATGGACTGTACATAAAAATACTCGAAACCAGAACACTTGTCATTAACGTTGCGGTTAGTTTTCTCATTTTACTTTATTCCTTTGTACTCCCCCATTCTATAATCTCGTTCTCCTCTCTAATACAGCCTCTTGTGTCGGTAGCTCCTTTCACCTGCCCGTAATTCGCTTTGTAGGAAAAACTCTAGTCGACAAATAAACAACTAATTGGGTCAACGTTCTCCCTTAGATAGTGACGCCATACAAAATCTCAATAACCAGATTTCATCAGGTCTAATTAAGCCAAAAACTTTACTTCCTCAGCACCGTGGAACGGAGAGAAATGTGTCGGCGTATAAGTTTGAAAGAATAACGAAATACCCTTTCTAGAGGGCGACTAATTGCGACATCGACGGTGAGGCGTCGCTCCCGTTTTTAGGTAAGCGACAAAGACCGTTGCCGTGGTTACGGGTCTCGTGAATAACCTGAAAGGAGtcgaaaataaagaataagtGTACACACAGAAAATGCCACGGAAGTTTTGTGGAGCGTGTAACTGGGAATCGTAAAGTCGGCGAAAAACTAAATGATTACGGAGCAGTGCGGCCCGTTTGGGGAAATATTGTCGCTCCCCGACCATTATGGAGACCAGACGTATAAAGAAACGCAGTCAATTTAATCAAGCATATTGCGGCTTACCCGCACCAACGATTCCTAGTtcgaaaatattctataattgcTTTGTTCTTTGTGCCGAAGGTTAAAACTGGGAAATTCATCACCGGGTTCACTTTAAGGACAAAGCAGAACCGAACTGAAATTAAGATTTAGTAGCGTCACATAAATATCTcttaaattgttgttgtacGTTGGAATTTTGCTGGGGCCTCACCGAAATACGtgcttaaattaactttaatttaatgcatAGTTCCACAAACCGAGAAAACAGCGTCATAGTGcaaataacaaatacaatactcgtaataataaatttatgcataTGCAAATAAAGTTGGCAAGATGCACGACAAATAACGCGGAAACGACGTTATTTGTTTTGGTTCAAAATCCTGGAATGGATGGACATTATGCAAATCCGTTCCGGGTAAGTTTGCCAGTTCGAAATCCACGAGTTTTACGGATGTCTTATTTAAGAAACTTTTTGACTTTCGTTTAAACTCGCAGACGGGAATTGTCGACGTTAAATGTATTGTGCGGAGTTTTTGAGTTGTTTGGTCGCCTCCGACGAATCGGATCGGCGGATTAGACGAGACGAATTGATTTTAGGAAACGCCAGAGTTGCTGAAACAACTGTTTCCAATCAAAGATTAATTTCGTTTCGACCTTTCATCTTTTGCgctcaataaaacaaattatttgtacttaATTCATGGTATTATCAGGAAAGAATTACAAGTATAGGCAACCAATTAAACACAAGGATATTGACGTGTCAATCAGTGCTGGGATTCCCCGTTATTTGTGGGAATCGTATCCAGCTTTTGTCCTCTGTCATTgacattaaattgtttcaatgaTTCTTGTGCttctttaaacttaattatttagattttgtgGATAAAACTGTGTTGTTTTGTGATTAGTTGTTTagacaaaatgattttatgaaatgCTAAAGTTGCTGAAACAACAGTTTCAATCGGAGATTACTTTCTTTTGATCTTTCGTCTAGTTGCactcaataaacaaattaatttaaacttaattcatattaaacaaAGAATTACAAATATAGGCAACTGATAATACACAAGATTATTGAAGAGTCAATCAGTGCTGGGATTCCCCGTTGTATGTAGCTTTTATAATCTGCCATTGACATTAGACTgcttattttcattttgtgtTGCTTCAAACTGAATTGTTCAGCTACTAAGAATAAAACTGTGTTCTTTTGTGTTCTTTCATCTATTGCACTCAACAAAACAaactaatttgtatttaattcataGTATACACTCGTGTAGGCAACCAGTAATACGCAATGATTTTGGGATTCCCCGGTGTATGTGAAGTCGGCAAagcttatttaaattgttttacctCCCCATAGAGGTGGACATCTTACCTGCTCGTACTTGCACGTCCCTGCTGATGATCCTGCCTACCGTATTGGATGCCACACACCTGTAAACGGTGCTGTGTATGTCCTGCCGGTAGGCCGCGGCGGCGAACGGCTGCAGGAACAGTGTGCCGTTCCTCAGCACCCGCCTGATGCCGGACACGTCGCCGACCGACGTGCCGTCCACCGACAGCCAGTCGATGGACGGCTGGGGACTCCCCGACGCCGAGCAATCCAGCCAGCCGCCGCTCGAGTTGCTGAACTCGAGCCGGGGCGGCGGCTCCATCACGAACGCCGGTCCGCGTAGGTGCGAGTCGAAGCCCATCGTGAATGCTGCAATTAAACGGACTTGTTAGTTATTGTATTATCATCGTTTATTCATGGATTCGTGGAGCCAGGTGTTGCCGGTTGTCTTTCACGCGTGAGCTGCTCACGAAACAACTTTTATCAGTGAATTATACCGCCGTGAACGTGTCCGGATGGCGAAGCTCGAGAAACGGAACGGGACGAGCAACAGTTAGATAATGTGAACAGTTCAATAAGTTTTGACTGCTACAGTTTTCCGAATGGCGAGGAAACAGCCCGTTACCGAATGATTGATAATATCTGGGGGgcgaaattgttttaaaacgttTGTTTTTCTTCGACCTCTGAATGAGGACTTAAAATAACTGGCTGTCTGTTTTATGAGTTGAAACACTGTTATGTTTTGATGTTCAGTGATAAAAAACCACTGAATATTAAAGCCAAAAGTCACAAATTCAATGGTGTGGCCAATAATATATTGTCCCATTATTGTGCACTTAGTTGAGGTGCAATTTTCTGGAAACGGGCCATTTAATCATCGTGATCCAAGATTATTTGATTCCCAACGTGTACAAATAGCACAGACCATAACTAGCAAATATTTGACATAGACAGTGCTAAATGTGTATCATTCGGCAAGGAAAATTACACACATAAACAAGGCGGAAAATTTATCTTCCTGCATGATGCATTTGCGGAAATGAAATACCGTTTGTTATTTAGGTgtgtgtataattaaaattgcacatggaaaattattaaacatgttttggTAACGATATCTGGCGTAATGGTTTTGTATAACATTACTGATAAAATATGCATCACTCAAACATAAACGCTGCCAAAGTGGGGTGATAATTGAACATAAAACttgcaaataaaacaataaccattgtttaaattatttaatgccaCTCTTGTAACGGTAATGAAACCATTAAATTGTCGAGGCTCGTCATCCCTCATTTGACGACACAATAGTTTTGTTATCCACTTTAGAAGTGACATCTGTTGTATTGGATTAAAAGGGGTCATCATCAGAGGTTAGGTGCAAATGATGACGATAGTTGATGACATAAGTGAAGAGGCAGATGCAGAGTTTTTAGAAgtttctaatataaatatacatcaataattaatacataaggAAGTTGTAGacaatttataactaaatggATGATACTCATTAGCCATCATTTGATGACACAATAGTTTTGTCATCCACTTTAGAAGTGACATCTTTTGTATtggatttaaagaaaaaacagataatttctacagtttttattttatattaaaaacctcCATACTTTAATAAGTCATCATCAGAGGTTGGGTGCAAATGATGACGATAGTTGATGACACAAGTGAAGAGAAAGATGCAGAGTTTTTAGAAGtttctaatgtaaatatacatcaataattaatacataaggAAGTTATAGGAAATTGACGACTAAATGGATGATACTCATCAGTCATCATTTGATGACACAATAGGTTTATCATCCTCTTTAGAAGTGACATCTTTTGTATTGgatttaaagaaaaacagaTAATTTCTAcagtttctattttatattaaaaacctcCATACTTTAAGAAGTCATCATCAGAGGTTAGGTGCAAATGATGACGATAGTTGATGACACAAATGAAGAGGCAGATGCAGAGTTTTTAGTAAGtttctaatgtaaatatatatcaataattaatacataaggAAGCTGTAGACTCATCGTTTctacagtttttattttatattaaaaacctcCATCCAGGTCATCATCAGAGGTTAGGTCCAAAATAATGACGGTAACTGATGATACAGGTGACAACTCCCAAGCTCAGCTTTTATTAGTAACTAACGCAAACACACaacgataaataaaacatgagGCAGCTTCAAAACTGCAAAATCAAACTGTGAAAATGCACACAGAACAAAATTCATCCATTTGcattcaacaaataataaaattccaatGCGAAATCGTGTAGGATATTCGGAATTCCATCATTTCCCTTTTCGATCAATCACAACGTCGGCAAACATAAATACAAAGACCGGGAAATGACTGGAACGCCACGAATGTTCCAGAAGCTGAATAGATAAACGCCCTTCACTGCTTCTCAGGGGGGTGAAATTCTTGTTTTTGatgcaaatttgtttttatacatttcgtGGTTGTGTATTTAAGTGGGTTCCATTGTTTTGTGGTCAATTGAGTAACGATGAGGAAAAATGATGTTGGTTAGTAACAAATCTGAACTGATTATATTGTGGGGAGGCAACAAGTTgtttattatcataatatgTTAATTCACATTGTTGTTTGCCACCTGTCTAGCCGCAACATCGGATTAACGATGCTgagacattaattaaaatgctgACGGAGcagcttaataaaatttatgcacCCCGGTGTCAATATCAAATCGTAGCTTTCGCAGTTTGTTTTTCACCTATATAAAACGCCGGAACAAAATCTGTTATACCCAGGAGAATATTAATGGTATCGTGGTGCATAATAACGCTGACACATCCAGCTCCATTCATGGCGTCAGCGCTTTTACCCAATCAGACCCAGTCATCCGTTATTTTTTGCGTTGGGGCGTTCGCCTGGAAAATCAGATAAAACGTGAtacaaatatatgaaaaatcagATATTTTTCAGCACTCCATTGATTCCTTATTTGAATATGGCCCGAACGATAAAAAGTTATTGCCGTTTTTTGCCTCGCTTTTTACCCCTCCCGCCTGCGGGCTGATACAAGCTTCTTGGCAACTGAGATCAGTCGgaacgttttattaaaaatttaacgtcCCAGTTTTATTGTCAGATGTACAACAGGCAGTTCTGTGCCTTCACAATTATTTCCAGTACACTTTGCTTTACCTCCATAACTGGACTCCCTGTTAAGCAACCTGAAACTGCAGATTTATCGATTGCCAGCACTTCAACTCGagcgtaaaattaaaaataaaaccgaGATATTAGAATATCCGTTTTTATGTAGCTCCCCCGCCGTCAAGTCGATGCGGTGCCCGCGGGCGCCGCAATCGCATCTCGTGTGCCTGTCATTGATGATCCGCGGCGCCCCTGGGCCGTATACGGCCCGTCGTAAACCGTCTCGCTGCCTCGCTCACCTGGCTTCCTGCcgtttatttcgtttttttttacgTCGGAGCCGCCTGTCATATTAAAGTTATATGTATTCTTCCTCGTACATCATACGCTTCCTTAAATGGCTTTTGTTTAGGGCGCGTTCAATTCGCGCTGGAGCAGCGTTACGGACGAAGAATGATGATTCAGAGATGGGATTGGAGATGTGATGCTTTAAATGGAGCTTTATTgctcatataattttattgggcGTTTTAAAGGGAGTTTGAGATAagcaattttatgtatattatgttataagtttgaaatattagaaagGTATTCGAGGCTTGACGTATGAGGAGTTGTCTACAGTAATGTGACACATAACTGTTCTCTAAAAAGACCAAAAAACTACTTTTCAGGCTGGTCCTTTAAAATGTGATTGTAATCGGGGTTGCATacaatgattattataatgattatCCTGGaactttattgaatatttctcGTCAGAGACTAATTAACAAAACCACCATTAAACATTATTCTAAGTTAAACCATCCTGTACCATAGATGCAGCTTCGTCAACGCACCAAACCATTGTCGGTCCTCAGATCTCTGAGCAGGGCTGAAAAGGTCAAGGACCTGCAGTCCAGGTATTGCGTTGAGTATGGATTGCCGTCGTGGAGGAAAATGGGTTTGAGGGATACGCTACTGTACTACTTAACGTTGTCGCTGATGTTCACCGGTTTGGGACACACGTTCCACACTTTGTATGAGCTGGCGATGAAATAATAcacgaataaattttatgaaaaatgcaCAGAACGGTGTTTTGTGTGTTTAATGCTTTGGATGGACGTTCAGTCAAAACTAGACGTGTGCACATAAGTTGGTAGACTCTATTCGTTGAGGTTATGTGCtactatactccattcaaactaggtaCGGAGTAAcatgaacaaattaatttgtgtgaTAGGCACGTGATTGCTGATAACTGATGAGTAACAACATGTTTCTTATTGGTGAGTTCGGAAGGGTTGGTTCGTGTTGATACCTACTCCATACTTAAATTTTGCCATGGTAGCATTCAGGCATAAAGAGTATCGTGCCATTCTAgtcacatattatttaatttgttaattggtaaatattaccaattataatgttcatttttatgctaaattattgagtccaaaagaatatttttttaacgtttgcctaaaaatattatttggatatCTTTAGTTTTAAGTACCGTCCTGTCAACAATCACGTGTACTGTACCTGAGCAGCGCATgcgtattatttaattcactcCGTTACTTATGTGAATGCACTATAGATAATTCCAATCATTTTCTCAGGAAATAGTTTTGGACATTTTCATCAAAAGTATTTCATGTAAACATGTCTAGTTTAGAATAgacattagatattttaagcATTATTTGGGACAGCCATTAATTAACCTTAAAGATACAAATAAgactaataatatacatttatagaagtttatttttaactatagtTACCAGACCTTTCATACACATTTAGTAATTACAAGTTCCACAATGAAATAACGATTATGACAAGTAGTAGTATGCCtttccaataaaatacaattagtgcacatagttccaaaatagaTTAAAGAGTATTCTAgctataaactaaaaatatacattttccgTATTCACACAACGATTATACAAACAATAAGGCAGATCATCTCTTCCCGATGGCCGTGGAGTCGAACACACCTCTGGCGTGCATCCTGCTGAACTCCCGCTCGATGTCGTAGTTCGCATAGAAGTCCCGGTActtcttcttccttctctCGATGTAGAACCTGTGGAAGGCGACGGCCCCCAACGTGGTGTTGATCAGGACTATGATCAGGTTCCTCTTTATCCTAGTGGCCAATATCCCGTGCATCTGCGGCTTCTGCAGCTTGTGGACGCGTGTTGGTTCCTCGCATTGCGAGGACATTTTGTCACAACTTCGGTGCCGGTCAGACGATGAGTATGGTGCTGGTATTACTTTGGACTAAGATTTGGAGTTGTGCTGGTGGTGGGCCGTTGCCAAGTGACAAACACAGCCTCCTATTAGTCTAATTAAACCGTCAAATTCCTTGAATTAGACCATAGAACTGAAGGAAATATAGAAACCGCAGGAACATGCATCAGTTTAATGGTAGCCAAttagttgattaaaaaattaatcagccAACCCCGACGGCAATCTCTAAATCTAGTTCGTTAACAAATgcattgtgtgtgttttgcATTATGTATTATTGATAATGGGGCGCGGGGGTTGGATAGTCAGACACGCAATTTCGCACTAATAATTCCTGCCGCGAACATGTGCAGCCGAACGAAATTTACGGTTATGGAAAATTGCGCTGCCGCCGCACTAAGCGCGGATAAATAATGGACCGGCCATCGATTTTAATGTGGCGCACGTACGCGACTAAATAAGAAACAAACAGTACGGCGACCGGATCCTGCTGGCTCGATTTATTGCACGAGGAAGGAGCCAAATTGGACGTATGCAACATTTATTGCTTAGGTATAGAGTGCTCCGGAATGTATGTGTCCGGAACAACGagatatgttttatttgatggACGAAAATGGATGCTCGTTGCATCGATGTGTGAAACTCCTTCGGGAATAAATTCCTTTCTTTGTTCCCGATGGCGGAGTCTCATCCAATTTTGATCGTGTTCCGTTTAGTTACGGATTAAATTAAGTTCGGATTTTTTGTTTCCCATTCAACAAATACACTTAAGAACATTGATACTAAGAGCATACATCATTTATTCAAAGCATGATTAAAGGTAAGATTGTGAAGTGGATAAGTCAATATCTACGTAGACACAAAGAACTGTCTTATTATGAGTATTGGCATAAATCCAGAAATAAATcatcagtttttattaaatcatctCCAGTTACAATCATTGGTTACAAGAGTTAAAAgagaaaatcaaaaaactacCTTTCAGGTTGttcctttttaaaatgtgattgtAATCATGGTTGCATACAATGATTATCCtggaaatttattgaatatttctattCTATTCTCTCACTGAAGAATTAACCATTACCAATGATGATTCTATTTCAGTCAAATTAAGAACAAGTAacatcaatcaattaattaatctaaattgtacaaagaagATGCTCAAATGAagatagtaaaaaataaaaataggtaaTTGTACTGTTAGTtctttattagttaaaatatcttctaaaatttaaatagctcaatgatcaataataattaattcatcaatGCTCCAATCCTCATAGGAATTGTCTGGCAAAAACCTTCTAATAATGATGGGAATTTTTCGTTCCTTCAGCTCCTTCATGGCGATTTGAAGTGGATCAGTCTCCCCTTCCAATTCCACCATAATGGGTGCACACATGGCTATTTGTAAGGCCCTAGTGCCTAAGACCCGAGCTCTTTCATATTTGGACATGGTATTTGGTGGATATCCTTTTATCTTTGGGTACACCACCAGATGCTTGTCCTGGTGGCAATATATCGATGGTGTCGCCTTCCTCCATGGGTTGTTCGAGGTCTTCAATATTGTCTGGTTCAACATCATCGTCGAAGTCGTCGTGGGCATCATTATAATCGTATTCTTCGTCcgccataattttattgaataacacAGAAAACacttaaatgataaatgagATGCgagaatgaatgaatgatgCTTCTTTAGGCAAATGTGgattatatatattcaatatattaccTATAATACCTATGATCTTTtggatatatttattctaattcaCCTTTTATACCGATTACAGTACTACCTAAccttaatacatttttttatagaaatctgTGATCTGAAACTGGTACTTTTGTTATACCTTTAATACTGATTatcttaattcattttttagaaGTGATTGATTATTGTTCCAACATTCTTCTTCTTTGTATTTTGTAGGGCATCatgaagtattttaataaaatacatcac includes these proteins:
- the LOC126264528 gene encoding cytochrome c oxidase subunit 6C-like translates to MSSQCEEPTRVHKLQKPQMHGILATRIKRNLIIVLINTTLGAVAFHRFYIERRKKKYRDFYANYDIEREFSRMHARGVFDSTAIGKR